A window from Marinagarivorans cellulosilyticus encodes these proteins:
- the truA gene encoding tRNA pseudouridine(38-40) synthase TruA, producing the protein MWQYRRNAEIWDLASWPEEMHRIAMVVEYVGTHYQGFQRQLSAKITVQGELEKALSKIANEDITLQCAGRTDAGVHATAQVVHFDTLAQRPLKAWREGINTKLPDTIRIHWAGNVSPLFHSRFSARGRTYRYVLYSSEVRPALMRDNVSWTKYPLDVARMQRGAEYLVGEHDFSSFRAKLCQAATPVRHIRHIRFVQCGAFIVMEIKATAFLYNMVRNIVGSLIDVGRGAKPPEWIAEVLAAKSRAAAGTTALPTGLYFVGVDYPNFPELPTQANGPDFIAPWFEGDKQV; encoded by the coding sequence ATGTGGCAGTATCGGCGAAATGCAGAAATTTGGGACTTGGCTTCTTGGCCTGAAGAAATGCACCGCATTGCGATGGTAGTTGAATATGTTGGTACCCACTACCAAGGTTTTCAGCGGCAGTTATCGGCCAAAATCACCGTGCAAGGGGAGCTGGAAAAGGCGCTTAGCAAAATCGCAAATGAAGACATTACTCTGCAGTGTGCAGGCAGAACGGATGCCGGTGTGCATGCTACGGCGCAAGTTGTACATTTTGATACCTTAGCGCAGCGACCCTTAAAAGCTTGGCGTGAAGGCATTAACACCAAATTACCCGATACCATTAGAATTCACTGGGCAGGAAATGTCAGTCCGTTATTCCATTCACGCTTTTCTGCGAGAGGCCGTACCTATCGCTATGTGCTTTACTCTAGCGAGGTAAGACCGGCTTTAATGCGAGATAATGTCAGTTGGACAAAATATCCGCTAGATGTCGCTAGGATGCAGCGCGGCGCTGAGTACTTGGTGGGAGAGCATGACTTTAGCTCGTTTCGGGCTAAGCTTTGTCAGGCCGCAACCCCAGTGCGGCATATCCGACATATCCGTTTTGTGCAATGCGGTGCGTTTATAGTGATGGAAATTAAAGCGACAGCGTTTCTATATAACATGGTGAGGAACATTGTCGGCTCCCTAATTGATGTGGGGCGGGGAGCCAAGCCTCCGGAATGGATTGCCGAGGTGCTAGCGGCGAAATCACGCGCTGCAGCTGGCACAACAGCTTTGCCTACGGGATTATATTTTGTTGGCGTTGATTACCCCAACTTCCCAGAGTTGCCTACGCAAGCGAATGGGCCGGACTTCATCGCGCCTTGGTTTGAGGGTGATAAGCAGGTTTGA
- a CDS encoding DUF3570 domain-containing protein: MKRAKPQEAPKGVQGADVGVINHVKFTRLLLCFLTFLANFLVQTASAATLPEERTDVLFHSYDGGGIEITGPSVLVRKNIKEKVSVYGNYYVDQITSASIDVITSGASEYEEERTEYSVGAEYLYDKSTISLSTTQSSENDYEASTVSFDLSQEFFGDMTTFSLGFSQGEDVVRKTGDPEFERDATHRRYRVSLNQILSPKWMMGISLEAVSDAGFLNNPYRSIRHFNGDGSNAVMKPERYPETRNSDAAAVRTIYRLPYRASIRGEVRTFSDNWGIKASNAELRYLHAYENDWTFQANIRTYSQTQADFYSDIFSYNDSEQEFVARDKEMSEFDSMTFGLGVYYDVPKKWLSFIDKTTISFQFDHMQFDYKNFRDASQSMGDSAEFRPGEEPLYELKANVIRFYVSVYY, translated from the coding sequence ATGAAGCGCGCGAAGCCGCAAGAGGCGCCGAAGGGAGTTCAGGGGGCGGATGTGGGTGTAATTAACCACGTGAAATTTACGCGACTATTGCTTTGTTTTTTGACATTTCTCGCCAATTTTTTAGTGCAAACAGCCTCTGCCGCCACGCTGCCAGAAGAGCGCACCGATGTGCTTTTTCACAGCTACGATGGCGGCGGCATTGAAATTACAGGCCCGTCTGTACTCGTTCGCAAAAACATCAAAGAAAAGGTATCTGTTTACGGCAACTATTATGTCGATCAAATAACCAGTGCCTCTATCGATGTGATTACATCAGGCGCTAGCGAGTATGAAGAGGAGCGCACCGAATACAGTGTGGGCGCTGAATACCTCTACGATAAATCGACCATTTCGCTTAGCACGACTCAATCGAGCGAAAACGATTACGAAGCCAGCACCGTAAGCTTTGATTTAAGCCAAGAATTTTTTGGCGATATGACGACCTTTTCATTAGGTTTTTCGCAAGGTGAAGACGTTGTTAGAAAAACCGGGGACCCCGAATTTGAAAGAGACGCAACTCACAGAAGATACCGCGTTAGCCTTAACCAGATTTTATCGCCCAAGTGGATGATGGGCATTAGCCTTGAGGCTGTCTCTGATGCGGGCTTTTTAAATAACCCCTACCGGTCAATACGCCACTTCAATGGTGATGGCAGCAACGCCGTTATGAAACCCGAACGCTATCCCGAAACTAGAAATAGTGACGCTGCGGCCGTTCGAACCATCTACCGCCTACCCTACCGCGCCTCTATCCGCGGTGAAGTGCGCACGTTCTCTGATAACTGGGGAATTAAAGCCAGCAATGCCGAACTGCGCTACCTTCACGCTTACGAAAATGATTGGACCTTTCAGGCCAACATACGCACTTACAGCCAAACTCAGGCTGATTTCTACTCAGATATATTCTCGTATAACGACTCTGAGCAAGAATTCGTAGCGCGCGATAAAGAAATGAGCGAGTTCGACTCGATGACGTTTGGCCTTGGGGTTTATTACGACGTTCCAAAGAAATGGTTGAGCTTTATCGACAAAACAACCATTAGCTTCCAGTTTGATCACATGCAGTTCGACTACAAAAACTTTCGCGATGCCTCACAAAGCATGGGCGATAGCGCAGAGTTTCGCCCGGGTGAAGAACCCTTATACGAGCTTAAAGCCAACGTTATTCGCTTTTATGTTTCGGTCTACTATTAA
- a CDS encoding DUF4266 domain-containing protein translates to MPKSAVLLGLLFALSGCTSVQPWVKPYQRGYLADPIMSFEKDPVSSRYMNHVYEAREAARGAEGSSGGGCGCN, encoded by the coding sequence ATGCCTAAATCCGCCGTTTTGCTAGGATTGCTCTTCGCCCTTTCTGGCTGCACCAGTGTGCAGCCTTGGGTAAAGCCATACCAAAGAGGTTATCTCGCCGACCCGATTATGTCGTTTGAGAAAGACCCCGTTTCAAGCCGCTACATGAACCACGTTTATGAAGCGCGCGAAGCCGCAAGAGGCGCCGAAGGGAGTTCAGGGGGCGGATGTGGGTGTAATTAA
- a CDS encoding TlpA family protein disulfide reductase encodes MKHLLLTIAAALFAVTVNAGELSGPAPDITLKSTKGENVRLADLKGKVVMVNFWASWCGPCRQEMPLLEKMYNDYKDAGFVLLGVNVDAEAEDRDKFLSETTVTFPVLDDSANIATEEFGVEAMPSSYFVDKDGNLAYLHKGYKPGEEADYIAQIKKLLK; translated from the coding sequence ATGAAGCACCTACTACTGACTATCGCTGCGGCGCTCTTTGCCGTCACCGTCAATGCTGGCGAACTCTCTGGCCCAGCACCAGATATCACCTTAAAATCTACCAAAGGTGAAAATGTTCGCCTTGCCGACCTTAAAGGTAAAGTGGTTATGGTGAATTTTTGGGCCTCGTGGTGTGGCCCTTGCCGCCAAGAAATGCCTTTACTCGAGAAGATGTATAACGACTACAAAGATGCAGGCTTTGTATTGCTTGGCGTCAATGTAGATGCAGAGGCAGAAGATCGCGATAAGTTTTTAAGCGAAACAACCGTAACCTTCCCAGTGTTAGATGATAGCGCCAATATCGCGACTGAAGAGTTCGGTGTTGAAGCTATGCCATCGTCTTACTTTGTGGATAAAGATGGCAACCTCGCTTACCTTCACAAAGGTTACAAGCCTGGCGAAGAAGCAGACTACATTGCCCAAATTAAAAAACTTCTTAAATAA
- a CDS encoding outer membrane beta-barrel domain-containing protein: MESWIRRIILVALVSGPTLSTTAFAQSTEQGKLLGDVIQPDIERRDVDESIIDSENFEFGFFAGIMSFEDFGSNDVYGLRLAFHVTEDWFVEANYGLSKLQPSTYEQQPGTIPILTDDQRELSYYNLNLGYNLLPGEVYLGNLALNSSFYLVFGAGNTLFADNDYFTYNFGGGLRLFATDWIAMHWDVRNHLMTHALFGPEKEIQNLETHIGLTLFF; encoded by the coding sequence ATGGAAAGCTGGATTCGGCGTATTATTTTAGTCGCCCTAGTCAGCGGGCCGACTTTGAGCACAACGGCTTTTGCTCAAAGCACAGAGCAAGGGAAGTTGTTGGGCGATGTTATTCAACCCGATATCGAACGACGTGATGTTGATGAATCGATTATTGATTCAGAAAATTTTGAGTTCGGCTTTTTCGCTGGCATCATGAGTTTTGAAGACTTTGGCAGCAACGACGTTTACGGCCTGCGCCTAGCCTTTCATGTTACCGAAGACTGGTTTGTTGAGGCCAACTATGGCCTGTCTAAATTACAACCTAGCACTTACGAGCAACAGCCAGGCACAATCCCTATCCTAACCGACGACCAACGGGAGCTGAGCTACTATAATCTAAACCTCGGTTACAACTTGCTACCCGGTGAAGTGTATCTTGGTAATTTAGCGCTAAATAGCAGCTTTTATTTGGTATTTGGAGCAGGTAACACCCTGTTTGCGGATAATGATTACTTCACATACAATTTTGGCGGCGGTTTAAGGCTGTTCGCAACAGACTGGATAGCAATGCACTGGGATGTTCGCAACCACCTAATGACCCACGCTCTTTTTGGTCCAGAGAAGGAAATACAAAACTTGGAAACCCATATTGGGCTAACGCTATTCTTCTAA
- a CDS encoding SH3 domain-containing protein: protein MINLIRTLGASLALLLCLTAQSQAATPLPEHWQENRALIHTVTVPYIDVHTFAGRGYPIFHVVEQNEKVLIIKRRNDWFNIETLDGKNGWVARKYMDGTIDENKIAVDFKHGDWKEHHNNAFEAGLTAGTLEGAIAYTPFLAYSFTKSIRGEIKYTQAFGEFSNLKLAAINVTHQPFPSWRISPFFRVGSGFIQTNPSTILVQSEDREDPILTVGGGFVFYASNHLVLRVEYDNHIIMTTRNVNEEVEEWKAGFGVLF, encoded by the coding sequence ATGATCAACTTAATACGCACATTGGGCGCTAGCCTGGCGCTGCTACTTTGCCTAACCGCGCAGTCGCAAGCCGCAACGCCACTACCTGAACACTGGCAGGAAAATAGAGCGCTGATACATACCGTAACAGTGCCCTATATTGACGTGCATACCTTCGCCGGCCGGGGCTACCCCATTTTCCACGTGGTAGAACAAAACGAAAAAGTCCTCATCATTAAGCGCCGTAACGATTGGTTCAATATAGAAACCCTTGACGGTAAGAATGGCTGGGTTGCCCGCAAATACATGGACGGCACAATTGACGAAAACAAAATTGCCGTCGACTTTAAGCACGGCGACTGGAAAGAGCACCACAACAATGCTTTTGAAGCCGGGCTAACGGCGGGAACACTAGAAGGCGCTATTGCTTACACTCCCTTCCTTGCTTACAGCTTTACAAAGAGTATTCGCGGTGAAATCAAATATACTCAAGCCTTTGGCGAGTTTTCTAACCTGAAGCTGGCCGCGATTAACGTCACCCATCAACCCTTTCCATCATGGCGAATATCCCCTTTCTTTAGAGTAGGTTCAGGGTTTATTCAGACCAACCCCAGCACAATCCTTGTACAATCCGAAGATAGAGAAGACCCTATTCTGACTGTGGGCGGAGGCTTTGTTTTTTACGCTTCTAACCACTTGGTGCTACGGGTGGAATACGATAACCACATAATTATGACCACACGTAACGTCAACGAGGAGGTAGAAGAATGGAAAGCTGGATTCGGCGTATTATTTTAG